A stretch of the Janthinobacterium sp. B9-8 genome encodes the following:
- a CDS encoding DUF2782 domain-containing protein has translation MRLILLSLLVSSSVYAAQPSDVPPPLPATESEGKVLEAPEVRVIEKSDATIAEYRLRGKLYMVKVTPKVGPPYFLIDKEGQGRFDRSDDLGGSNLSVPRWVIFEF, from the coding sequence ATGCGCCTGATTTTACTTAGCCTATTAGTAAGTAGCTCTGTCTACGCAGCTCAACCTAGCGACGTGCCGCCTCCATTACCTGCCACAGAAAGCGAGGGCAAAGTGCTGGAAGCGCCGGAAGTGCGCGTGATTGAAAAATCAGATGCAACGATTGCTGAGTATCGCTTGCGAGGAAAACTTTATATGGTGAAAGTAACGCCAAAAGTTGGCCCCCCTTATTTCCTGATAGATAAGGAAGGGCAGGGGCGTTTTGATCGTAGCGATGATTTGGGTGGTAGTAATTTATCTGTGCCACGTTGGGTTATTTTTGAATTTTGA
- a CDS encoding FAD-binding oxidoreductase, producing MAVKIFLDELNYLLDAAGVLTGKDTAAYCLDQRRRYQGAALAVARPRSSTEVAAVVQLCARHGVAIVPQGGNTSLCGGATPDASGAALILSLERMNQVLEVDADNNTITVEAGAVLADVQAAARAANRLFPAEWAAAGSCRIGGALATNAGGVNVLRYGNMRELTLGLEVVLASGEIWNGLRGLRKDNTGYDLKQLFVGSEGTLGVITRAVLRLYPLPTAHATALVAVDDPTAAVDLLRGVQAAVGDRVTSFELISRPCFELLAKQCPNLPHPFSPLPEWAVLVELSDGGDSHVLTDQLAEVLHIMGCDHALLAQNSRQAKDFWRLREHIPEAQRREGVSIKHDISVPVGNIPAFLNECGHQLQLAFNDAVIIAFGHLGDGNLHYNVFRTDKTSALYADEPMVNDIVYSCVADHNGSISAEHGIGQLKRHHLVKYRNPLELALMQQIKQVFDPAQIMNPGKVFID from the coding sequence CTGGCTGTGAAGATTTTTCTTGATGAGCTGAATTATTTATTGGATGCCGCTGGGGTTTTAACAGGTAAGGATACGGCGGCTTATTGTTTAGATCAGCGTCGCCGTTATCAGGGGGCTGCACTGGCTGTGGCAAGGCCGCGCTCCAGCACTGAAGTGGCTGCTGTCGTTCAATTGTGTGCCCGGCATGGTGTGGCGATTGTTCCTCAGGGAGGCAATACCAGCTTATGCGGTGGAGCAACGCCTGATGCTTCGGGTGCGGCACTGATTTTATCGCTGGAGCGGATGAATCAGGTACTGGAAGTTGATGCAGATAACAACACCATTACGGTTGAAGCAGGGGCCGTTCTGGCCGATGTGCAGGCGGCGGCAAGGGCGGCGAATCGTCTGTTTCCGGCTGAATGGGCCGCTGCTGGTTCTTGCCGGATTGGTGGTGCTTTGGCAACCAATGCTGGCGGCGTTAATGTTTTGCGTTACGGCAATATGCGTGAGCTGACGTTGGGCTTGGAGGTGGTGCTGGCCAGTGGCGAAATCTGGAATGGTTTGCGAGGTTTAAGAAAAGACAATACAGGCTATGATTTAAAGCAGCTGTTTGTAGGATCAGAAGGCACATTGGGCGTGATTACCCGGGCTGTGTTGCGGCTTTATCCTCTGCCAACGGCGCATGCAACGGCACTTGTGGCGGTGGATGATCCTACCGCAGCGGTGGATCTGCTGCGTGGAGTGCAAGCCGCAGTAGGAGATAGGGTGACGTCTTTTGAGTTGATCTCCCGGCCCTGTTTTGAATTATTGGCTAAACAATGCCCGAATTTGCCTCACCCTTTTAGCCCTTTGCCTGAGTGGGCGGTGCTGGTGGAGTTATCAGATGGCGGGGATAGTCATGTACTGACAGATCAGCTTGCTGAAGTTTTACATATTATGGGCTGCGATCATGCTTTGCTTGCGCAAAATAGCAGGCAAGCCAAGGATTTCTGGCGGTTGAGGGAGCATATCCCCGAAGCGCAACGCAGAGAGGGTGTAAGTATCAAGCATGATATTAGTGTGCCAGTGGGAAATATCCCGGCATTTCTAAATGAATGCGGGCATCAATTGCAATTGGCATTTAATGATGCGGTAATTATTGCTTTTGGACATTTAGGCGATGGCAATTTACATTACAACGTTTTTCGCACAGATAAAACGTCTGCTTTATATGCAGATGAGCCTATGGTCAATGATATTGTTTATTCATGTGTTGCAGATCACAATGGCAGTATCAGTGCAGAACATGGAATTGGGCAATTAAAACGCCATCATTTAGTTAAATATAGAAATCCTTTAGAATTAGCGCTGATGCAACAAATAAAGCAAGTGTTTGATCCAGCGCAAATAATGAACCCAGGTAAAGTATTTATCGATTAG
- the polA gene encoding DNA polymerase I, with translation MATLLLIDGSSYLYRAFHAIRDLAAPDGTPTNALYGFVNMLKKLRQQTPADYIACVFDAKGKTFRDDLYSEYKAHRPSMPDELRVQIAPIHAAVKAFGIKILMVDGVEADDVIGTLASWGTEHGITTIMSTGDKDMAQLVNQYVRIENSMTEEVLDIEGVINKFGVRPEQIVDYLALIGDTVDNVPGVPKCGPKTAKKWLDEYQTLDAVMANAAAIKGVVGENLRNTLEWLPMAKQLVTIKCDLDLSSELPQQFADLVPQSEDWDTLLGIFRLANFRSWIREAESKAAAASIPAPANDDLFSLVASNGPITEAESIAPIIDSPAELTPAPRNYQTILSDTELDDWLAQLMAASVVSLDTETTGLDALNSQIVGMSFCISEGHAAYLPLAHRGPDAVDQLPLDATLAKLKPWLESANHKKLGQNLKFDQHIFANHGIALAGVEDDTLLMSYVLASHEKHSMDAQAERELGVTTIKFEELCGKGAKQIGFDEVAVDIASVYAAEDADITLQLAHALLPRLTGGLAHVYREIEMPSRSILFEMERTGVLLDSQKLNQQSHEIGLRLLALEQNAYDLAGQPFNLSSPKQIGEIFFEQLKLPVIKKTPKGAPSTDEEVLQELAKDFPLPKVLLEHRSLSKLKSTYTDKLPLMVNPRTGRVHTSYNQTVAITGRLSSSEPNLQNIPVKSMEGRKIREAFIAPKGWQIMSADYSQIELRIMAHLSGDEAMIAAFNSGEDIHRTTAAEVFAVALDQVSSEQRRYAKSINFGLIYGMGVFGLAAQLEIPRDAAKNFIDRYFARFNGVAQYMENIRASAKEYGYVETVFGRRLWLPEIKSANAARRAGAERAAINAPMQGTAADLIKLAMINVADWIKTEGLQSRLIMQVHDELVLEVPDSEVEMMREQLPLKMSAAAKLTVPLLAEVGVGLNWEEAH, from the coding sequence ATGGCGACCCTGCTTTTAATTGACGGCTCCTCCTACCTCTACCGAGCCTTCCATGCGATCCGCGATCTGGCAGCTCCAGACGGCACGCCCACCAATGCTTTGTACGGCTTTGTTAATATGCTGAAAAAGCTGCGCCAGCAAACACCAGCCGATTATATCGCCTGCGTATTTGATGCCAAAGGCAAAACCTTCCGCGACGATTTATACAGCGAATACAAGGCGCATCGCCCATCTATGCCCGATGAATTGCGTGTGCAAATTGCACCAATTCACGCCGCAGTGAAAGCATTTGGTATCAAGATACTGATGGTGGATGGTGTAGAAGCTGACGATGTGATTGGTACACTTGCAAGCTGGGGTACAGAACACGGTATTACTACCATTATGTCGACCGGCGATAAAGATATGGCACAGCTGGTTAATCAATATGTGCGTATCGAAAACTCGATGACCGAAGAAGTGCTCGATATCGAAGGCGTCATCAATAAATTTGGCGTGCGCCCTGAGCAAATTGTCGATTACCTCGCTCTGATTGGCGATACCGTTGATAACGTGCCTGGCGTTCCAAAATGCGGGCCAAAAACCGCGAAAAAATGGCTCGATGAGTACCAAACACTCGATGCCGTGATGGCCAATGCCGCCGCAATTAAAGGCGTAGTGGGTGAGAATTTACGCAACACACTAGAATGGCTGCCGATGGCCAAGCAGCTGGTTACCATTAAATGTGATCTGGATTTAAGCAGCGAGCTGCCACAGCAATTTGCCGATCTGGTGCCGCAGAGCGAAGACTGGGACACGCTGCTGGGGATATTCCGACTAGCCAATTTCCGCAGCTGGATACGCGAAGCAGAAAGCAAAGCCGCTGCTGCTTCCATTCCAGCCCCAGCGAACGACGATTTATTCAGTTTGGTCGCCAGCAACGGTCCCATTACCGAAGCAGAAAGCATCGCCCCCATCATCGACTCGCCTGCCGAGCTCACGCCTGCCCCACGCAACTATCAAACCATTCTGAGCGATACCGAGCTAGATGACTGGCTAGCGCAGCTGATGGCCGCTTCAGTCGTGTCGCTCGATACCGAAACCACGGGTCTGGATGCTTTAAACTCGCAAATTGTCGGCATGTCGTTTTGCATAAGTGAAGGCCATGCAGCCTATCTGCCGCTCGCTCACCGCGGGCCAGATGCGGTCGATCAACTACCGCTGGATGCCACACTAGCCAAGCTTAAACCTTGGCTAGAATCAGCCAACCATAAAAAACTCGGTCAGAATTTAAAATTCGACCAGCATATTTTTGCTAATCACGGCATTGCACTGGCGGGGGTCGAAGACGATACCCTGCTGATGTCTTACGTGTTGGCCAGCCACGAAAAACACAGTATGGATGCGCAAGCGGAGAGAGAGCTGGGCGTTACCACGATTAAATTTGAAGAGCTGTGCGGCAAGGGCGCTAAGCAAATTGGCTTTGATGAAGTTGCGGTCGATATCGCCAGCGTTTACGCCGCCGAAGATGCTGACATTACCTTGCAACTGGCTCACGCTCTGCTGCCGCGCCTGACGGGTGGGCTGGCGCATGTTTACCGTGAAATCGAAATGCCATCGCGCAGCATCTTGTTTGAAATGGAGCGCACTGGTGTGTTGCTCGATAGCCAGAAACTCAATCAGCAAAGCCATGAAATTGGCCTGCGCTTACTGGCACTCGAGCAAAATGCTTACGATTTAGCGGGGCAGCCATTCAATCTATCCAGCCCCAAGCAAATTGGCGAAATTTTCTTTGAGCAGCTCAAGCTGCCCGTCATCAAGAAAACCCCCAAGGGCGCACCATCTACTGATGAAGAAGTGTTGCAAGAACTAGCAAAAGACTTCCCGCTGCCCAAAGTGCTGCTCGAACACCGTTCACTATCCAAACTGAAATCGACTTACACCGATAAGCTACCGCTGATGGTCAACCCACGCACTGGCCGCGTGCATACCAGCTACAACCAAACCGTGGCGATTACGGGGCGCTTAAGCTCTAGCGAACCTAATCTGCAAAATATCCCGGTAAAAAGCATGGAAGGCCGCAAGATTCGCGAAGCCTTTATCGCACCAAAAGGCTGGCAAATCATGTCGGCCGATTACTCTCAAATCGAGCTACGCATCATGGCGCACCTATCTGGCGATGAGGCCATGATTGCCGCATTTAATTCCGGCGAAGATATCCACCGCACCACCGCCGCCGAAGTGTTTGCCGTGGCGCTGGATCAAGTCAGCAGCGAGCAGCGCCGTTACGCCAAAAGCATTAACTTTGGCCTGATTTACGGCATGGGCGTATTTGGCCTTGCTGCCCAGCTGGAAATCCCGCGCGACGCCGCCAAAAACTTTATCGACCGCTACTTTGCACGCTTCAACGGTGTAGCCCAATATATGGAAAACATCCGCGCCAGCGCCAAAGAATACGGCTATGTAGAAACCGTCTTTGGCCGACGCCTCTGGTTGCCAGAAATAAAATCTGCCAACGCTGCCCGCCGTGCAGGCGCGGAACGTGCGGCCATTAATGCCCCCATGCAAGGCACGGCAGCAGATTTAATTAAACTAGCCATGATTAATGTGGCGGACTGGATTAAGACCGAGGGCTTGCAAAGCCGTTTAATTATGCAAGTACACGATGAGCTGGTGCTGGAAGTCCCCGATTCAGAAGTCGAAATGATGCGGGAACAATTACCGCTTAAAATGTCGGCAGCCGCCAAGCTCACCGTGCCCTTACTTGCAGAAGTAGGTGTTGGGCTGAACTGGGAAGAAGCTCATTAA
- a CDS encoding type IV pilus assembly protein FimV — translation MLCLALALAWSGSATALTLGELSIQSAVGQRFRGSVSYQLSPEDGLAEDCSKLSITAPNNDLPGIGQATLRLQSKERGGRILIQSNDAVYEPMAGFSIKMECKGQQLQRSYTVFLDPAPLNLPSIIEDNSQVASPKTTPAQVRSRRAAAAVIKPDGQTTSRSALKNTTTPAPSAVIPLPSSNGQLRIESELSFKNQAPAVLSPEELKTKIAMMQSLQEQLQSEMARLQQSMLHLQTLSGASVAVSSTSPAPAATLSISNSEAILPSATPAPTPVAPKRLRVDESAGNNSWWMAVVLALLAAGAGFGLWLRRKKNQNTWDADAESSISQVSRTHNAKPADAQQSEHSLFRHSQLFYGGIEVQEEDGSATLERAQLLVAQGETDQAIELLYHTIEENEADTEPWLLLFRVLRQQGMKTEYAQLARRFHDLGGDADDWALVRNIGYRLDPDNPLYSAHLEESKVAKPAQVALEETPVEIAIESSISLTKPVSTEPAEIAIDTEPLREQDAMLMEFLSPAAEVEDTFPHTDAPQIISLDLPSLEFSPPEEENSPLNISLINNDIEEETIEASIPGDDAETFEEIDLVELEIELQPPLSVFEPRKS, via the coding sequence ATGCTGTGCTTGGCTCTGGCTTTAGCTTGGAGTGGGTCTGCTACGGCCCTCACTCTGGGTGAGTTATCTATCCAATCCGCAGTGGGCCAACGCTTTCGTGGCAGTGTGAGCTACCAGCTCTCACCTGAAGACGGCTTAGCCGAAGACTGTAGCAAACTCAGCATCACTGCCCCAAACAACGATCTGCCCGGAATTGGCCAAGCGACACTGCGCCTGCAAAGTAAGGAGCGCGGGGGGCGAATTCTGATTCAATCCAACGATGCCGTTTATGAGCCAATGGCGGGCTTCAGTATTAAAATGGAATGCAAAGGACAGCAGCTGCAACGCAGCTATACCGTCTTTTTAGACCCTGCCCCGCTTAATCTTCCAAGCATCATAGAAGACAACAGCCAAGTAGCAAGCCCTAAAACCACTCCGGCGCAGGTACGCAGCCGCCGGGCCGCAGCCGCCGTCATCAAGCCTGATGGGCAAACTACCTCACGCAGCGCACTCAAAAACACCACCACACCCGCACCTAGCGCGGTAATCCCCTTGCCCTCGAGCAACGGACAACTGCGAATTGAAAGTGAATTAAGTTTTAAAAACCAAGCACCTGCGGTGCTGAGCCCGGAAGAGCTAAAAACCAAGATAGCCATGATGCAAAGCTTGCAAGAGCAGCTGCAATCAGAAATGGCACGCCTGCAACAATCCATGCTACACCTGCAAACTTTAAGTGGTGCCAGCGTAGCCGTCAGCAGCACCAGCCCTGCACCTGCGGCCACATTAAGCATCAGCAATAGTGAAGCAATACTGCCTTCAGCCACGCCTGCTCCAACCCCCGTTGCACCCAAACGGCTGCGCGTTGATGAATCTGCTGGCAACAATAGCTGGTGGATGGCCGTTGTTCTTGCTTTATTAGCGGCAGGCGCCGGATTTGGCCTATGGCTGCGCCGCAAAAAAAATCAAAACACCTGGGATGCTGATGCAGAAAGCTCTATCTCCCAAGTGTCCCGCACGCATAACGCCAAGCCAGCCGATGCACAGCAGAGCGAGCATTCCTTATTTAGGCATAGCCAGCTTTTCTATGGCGGAATTGAAGTTCAGGAAGAAGACGGCAGCGCCACACTAGAGCGTGCGCAACTCTTGGTGGCTCAAGGCGAAACCGATCAGGCAATCGAGCTTCTGTATCACACCATTGAAGAAAACGAAGCGGATACTGAGCCGTGGCTACTGCTGTTCCGCGTATTACGCCAGCAAGGCATGAAAACAGAGTACGCCCAGCTTGCCAGACGCTTCCACGATTTAGGTGGCGACGCAGATGATTGGGCTTTAGTGCGTAATATTGGCTATCGACTTGATCCAGACAATCCGCTCTATAGCGCCCATCTTGAGGAGAGCAAAGTAGCCAAGCCAGCTCAAGTTGCGCTTGAAGAAACCCCGGTTGAAATCGCCATCGAATCCAGCATCTCGCTCACTAAGCCTGTAAGCACTGAGCCTGCAGAAATCGCTATTGATACGGAACCACTGCGTGAACAAGATGCCATGCTGATGGAGTTTTTATCACCGGCAGCAGAAGTTGAAGACACTTTTCCACACACCGATGCACCGCAAATCATCTCGCTTGACCTGCCATCACTGGAGTTTTCTCCCCCAGAAGAAGAAAACAGCCCCTTGAATATCTCTTTAATAAACAATGATATTGAAGAAGAAACCATCGAAGCGTCAATTCCCGGTGATGATGCGGAAACATTCGAAGAAATTGATTTAGTCGAATTAGAAATCGAGCTACAGCCTCCCCTGTCAGTCTTTGAGCCACGTAAAAGCTAA
- a CDS encoding HlyD family type I secretion periplasmic adaptor subunit, translating into MESTKPGFWKKNWQKVVSQSSYWFDRYLFRGESDTMVDHSDFVADADWVIVEQSPRGARVLVWTSAFTVLVVLLWAGFAKVDEVTRGEGKVIPSRQIQVIQSLDGGIVKEILVREGQQVKMGQLLVTIDPTRFVSSLKENRAQYLSLKAKAARLEALSSGLPFIVPAEVQAESPEIVIQERGLYESRKAEMNALISGAQQQLVQRGQELNEARARREQAGQGYALTLRELEATKPLLKSGAVSDVEVLRLERDVSRYLGERDSAGSQIPRIQSAMSEAGSKIREVELTFRNQARSELGETVGKLNSLTEGSVALADRVKQSEIRSPVNGTVKQLQVNTVGGVVQPGKDIIEVVPGDDALLLEARILPKDIAFLRPGAPAIVKFTAYDFSIYGGLDAKLEHISADTVVDEKGNAFYIVKVRTNASFLKAGDKKLPIIPGMVAEVDILTGKKTVLSYLLKPVLRAKSNALTER; encoded by the coding sequence ATTGAAAGCACAAAGCCCGGTTTTTGGAAAAAAAACTGGCAAAAAGTAGTGAGCCAAAGTTCGTATTGGTTTGATCGCTATCTGTTTCGGGGTGAATCCGACACGATGGTCGATCACAGCGATTTTGTGGCCGATGCCGATTGGGTCATTGTTGAGCAAAGTCCTCGCGGAGCCAGAGTTTTAGTCTGGACTTCGGCATTTACCGTGCTGGTTGTGCTGCTCTGGGCTGGCTTTGCAAAAGTTGATGAAGTAACGCGTGGCGAAGGCAAGGTGATTCCTTCACGGCAGATTCAGGTGATTCAAAGCCTAGATGGCGGGATTGTTAAGGAGATTTTAGTCAGAGAAGGCCAGCAGGTAAAAATGGGGCAATTACTGGTGACGATTGATCCAACACGCTTTGTGTCATCACTTAAAGAAAATCGTGCGCAATATTTATCTTTGAAAGCCAAGGCTGCGCGTCTTGAGGCTTTGTCTTCTGGTTTGCCCTTTATTGTTCCTGCCGAAGTACAAGCCGAATCGCCTGAGATTGTGATTCAGGAGCGGGGCTTGTATGAATCCCGCAAGGCTGAAATGAATGCTCTGATCAGCGGTGCACAGCAGCAGCTGGTGCAGCGTGGGCAAGAGCTGAATGAAGCGCGTGCAAGGCGTGAGCAAGCAGGGCAGGGCTATGCGCTCACTTTGCGTGAACTGGAAGCCACCAAGCCGCTGCTGAAAAGTGGCGCGGTGTCTGATGTGGAAGTCTTACGCTTAGAGCGTGATGTATCGCGTTATTTGGGTGAGCGAGATTCCGCAGGATCACAAATTCCACGTATTCAATCGGCAATGAGCGAGGCAGGCAGCAAAATTCGTGAAGTAGAGCTGACGTTCAGAAATCAGGCTCGCTCAGAATTAGGTGAAACAGTCGGCAAGCTCAACAGTCTGACCGAAGGCAGCGTGGCCTTGGCTGATCGGGTAAAGCAATCTGAAATCCGCTCTCCCGTAAATGGCACGGTGAAGCAGTTGCAAGTAAATACCGTGGGTGGAGTGGTGCAACCGGGTAAGGATATTATTGAAGTTGTGCCAGGCGATGACGCGCTATTACTGGAAGCTCGTATCTTGCCGAAAGATATCGCCTTTTTGCGGCCTGGCGCGCCAGCAATTGTGAAGTTTACTGCCTATGATTTCTCTATCTATGGCGGGCTTGATGCAAAGCTGGAACACATTAGTGCAGATACCGTGGTGGATGAAAAAGGGAACGCTTTTTATATTGTAAAAGTAAGAACGAATGCCAGTTTTTTGAAGGCTGGGGATAAAAAGCTACCCATTATTCCGGGTATGGTGGCCGAAGTTGATATTCTGACTGGTAAAAAAACGGTGCTGTCTTATCTGTTGAAACCGGTACTCCGAGCAAAATCTAATGCGTTGACTGAGCGATGA
- a CDS encoding homoserine kinase, whose translation MSVFTTVTAEDLGPFLKRYSIGSLLELKGIAAGITNTNYFVTTTHGRYVLTLFENLAADELPFYVNLMAHLAHHGIAVAAPIANLDDQYVDVLNGRPTLLVQCVPGTVVDEPNATQCAEVGEMLAQMHLAARSYRGQMSNPRGADWWNATAPQLFDLMDKADAEQLRAELSLQAEHHFDGLPQGVIHADLFRDNVLLNGDHVGGFIDFYYACNDTLLYDLAITLNDWCVTESGDIDPGRASALLQGYQAVRTLQADEIAAWPVLLRAAALRFWVSRLYDFHKPAAGEMTFAKDPLHFQRVISAHAERQDFWL comes from the coding sequence ATGTCCGTTTTTACTACCGTGACTGCGGAAGACCTCGGTCCCTTCCTGAAGCGTTACTCCATTGGCAGCTTGCTGGAGCTTAAAGGTATTGCCGCTGGCATTACTAATACCAATTACTTTGTAACAACGACGCACGGTCGTTATGTGCTGACATTATTTGAAAATCTGGCTGCGGATGAATTGCCTTTTTATGTCAATTTAATGGCCCATCTCGCTCATCATGGCATTGCCGTGGCCGCGCCGATTGCTAATCTGGATGATCAATATGTGGATGTGCTGAATGGCCGCCCAACATTGTTAGTGCAATGCGTGCCCGGCACGGTGGTAGACGAGCCGAATGCAACGCAATGCGCCGAAGTTGGGGAAATGCTGGCGCAAATGCATTTGGCGGCACGTAGCTATCGCGGGCAAATGAGTAATCCACGTGGCGCCGATTGGTGGAATGCAACTGCGCCACAATTATTTGATTTGATGGATAAGGCTGATGCAGAGCAGCTGCGGGCTGAGCTGAGCTTGCAAGCTGAGCATCATTTTGATGGCCTGCCGCAGGGCGTGATCCATGCTGATTTGTTCAGAGATAACGTGTTATTAAATGGCGATCATGTGGGTGGTTTTATTGATTTTTACTACGCATGTAATGACACCTTGTTGTATGACTTGGCAATTACACTGAACGATTGGTGTGTTACAGAATCTGGAGATATTGATCCGGGGCGTGCCAGTGCTTTATTGCAAGGCTATCAAGCGGTTCGCACACTACAAGCCGACGAAATTGCGGCTTGGCCCGTGTTATTGCGTGCTGCAGCACTGCGTTTCTGGGTTTCCCGCTTGTATGATTTTCATAAGCCCGCAGCAGGCGAAATGACCTTTGCTAAAGATCCACTGCATTTCCAGCGGGTGATTAGCGCGCATGCAGAACGTCAGGATTTCTGGCTGTGA
- a CDS encoding type I secretion system permease/ATPase: MSESNPSHFKATERPDWRVGEHQSRFDPLLDCLAELTRIHGSPWTCEALSAGLPLTDNLLSPSLVPRAAARAGLSARVVRRSLQELPTSLFPVILLLKDRGACLLLEWAEAGLARVCFPETGESSELIDAETLAESHNGIVIFVRPKFRFETRAPEHGSVRSRHWFWGVVQDNWRLYRDALLAALLINLLALAMPLFSMNVYDRVVPNHALETLWVLAIGALAVLCFDFILRTIRGHIIDVASKRIDVTLSALIMERVLGLRMEARPASVGSFVANLRAFESVRDFIASASITTLVDLPFVLIFLLVMVWISPWLAVPAMVGIVLVVVFTLLAQDKMQEMVELTQRASAQRNATLVEGLVGIETIKVMGAESEFQRRWERSTHFLAQVGSKLKLLSSTTVNFASLISQLVSVVVIIVGVYLLTENMVTMGGIIAASMLSGRALAPLGQVAGLLMQYQNARTSLAGIESHMKLPVERPADSNFLHRESFRGDIEFKNVSFGYAGSDEKVLNNVSFKLKAGEKMAIIGRIGSGKTTIEKLILGLYYPTEGAVLIDGVDTRQIDPAELRRAIGHVPQEPILFYGTLRQNIAMGAPFADDASILAAAELAGVKEFSDLHPRGFDMLIAERGDSLSGGQRQTVSIARAMLNDPPMLLLDEPTSAMDHLSEEKLKARLKAYVMQKTLLLVTHRTSLLDLVDRLIVLDQGQVVADGPKAQVIEALQQGRIGRTS; the protein is encoded by the coding sequence ATGAGCGAGTCCAATCCCAGCCATTTTAAAGCGACTGAGCGTCCTGACTGGCGTGTGGGTGAACATCAGAGTCGTTTTGATCCCCTTCTAGATTGTTTAGCCGAGCTAACACGCATTCATGGCAGTCCGTGGACCTGTGAGGCTTTGTCCGCAGGTTTGCCGCTGACAGATAATTTATTGTCGCCTTCCCTCGTGCCGCGTGCTGCGGCCCGGGCGGGTTTGTCTGCCCGCGTGGTGCGCCGTTCCTTACAGGAACTACCTACCAGTCTGTTCCCTGTTATTTTGTTATTAAAAGATCGTGGTGCTTGCTTATTGCTAGAGTGGGCCGAAGCAGGACTGGCCCGCGTTTGCTTTCCGGAAACGGGTGAATCCTCTGAGCTGATTGATGCAGAAACATTGGCCGAATCGCATAACGGGATTGTTATTTTTGTCCGGCCTAAATTCAGGTTTGAAACGCGCGCACCCGAGCATGGCTCGGTGCGTAGCCGTCACTGGTTTTGGGGGGTGGTGCAGGATAACTGGCGCTTATATCGTGATGCCCTGCTGGCCGCTTTGCTGATTAATCTTTTGGCTTTGGCTATGCCGCTGTTTTCCATGAACGTATACGACCGAGTGGTCCCCAATCATGCACTGGAAACGCTGTGGGTGTTGGCGATTGGCGCATTGGCCGTATTGTGCTTTGATTTTATTTTGCGAACGATTCGCGGCCATATTATTGATGTGGCATCCAAGCGCATTGATGTCACCTTATCTGCCTTGATCATGGAGCGGGTCTTGGGTCTGCGTATGGAGGCACGTCCTGCATCGGTGGGCTCATTTGTGGCTAATTTGCGGGCGTTTGAATCGGTGCGTGATTTCATCGCCTCGGCGTCGATTACCACCTTGGTTGATTTACCTTTTGTGCTCATTTTCTTGCTGGTTATGGTGTGGATTTCACCGTGGCTGGCGGTGCCTGCCATGGTAGGGATTGTGTTAGTGGTGGTGTTTACGCTGCTTGCCCAAGACAAAATGCAGGAGATGGTTGAGCTTACACAGCGCGCATCAGCTCAGCGCAATGCCACCTTGGTTGAAGGCTTGGTGGGGATTGAAACAATTAAGGTGATGGGGGCAGAAAGTGAGTTTCAGCGCCGCTGGGAGCGTTCAACGCATTTTCTGGCGCAAGTAGGCTCAAAACTTAAATTGCTTTCATCAACCACGGTTAACTTTGCTTCGCTGATTAGCCAGTTGGTGAGCGTAGTGGTGATTATTGTGGGGGTGTATTTACTCACCGAAAATATGGTGACGATGGGGGGGATTATCGCCGCTTCTATGTTGTCGGGTCGGGCCTTAGCGCCGCTTGGGCAAGTGGCGGGTTTGCTAATGCAGTACCAAAATGCACGCACTTCCCTGGCTGGTATTGAATCGCATATGAAGTTGCCGGTTGAGCGGCCGGCAGACAGTAATTTCTTGCACCGTGAATCGTTCCGGGGGGATATCGAGTTTAAAAATGTCAGCTTTGGTTATGCCGGTAGCGATGAAAAAGTACTTAATAATGTGTCGTTTAAATTAAAAGCCGGTGAAAAAATGGCCATTATTGGCCGGATTGGTTCGGGTAAAACTACGATAGAAAAACTGATTCTTGGCCTTTATTACCCTACAGAAGGCGCCGTGCTGATTGATGGTGTGGACACCCGGCAAATCGATCCGGCAGAGCTGCGTCGTGCCATCGGCCATGTGCCGCAAGAGCCCATCTTGTTTTACGGCACTTTGCGCCAGAATATTGCGATGGGTGCACCGTTTGCAGATGATGCCAGTATTTTGGCCGCTGCTGAGCTGGCCGGGGTGAAGGAGTTTTCAGATCTGCACCCGCGTGGCTTTGATATGCTGATTGCCGAGCGGGGAGACTCCTTATCGGGCGGGCAGCGGCAAACGGTTTCTATTGCTCGTGCCATGTTGAATGATCCACCGATGTTGTTGCTTGATGAGCCAACCAGTGCCATGGATCATTTGTCTGAAGAAAAACTAAAAGCGCGCTTAAAAGCATATGTGATGCAAAAAACACTGCTACTGGTGACGCACCGTACCTCGCTGCTTGATTTAGTCGATCGTTTGATTGTGTTAGACCAAGGCCAGGTGGTGGCAGATGGGCCTAAGGCACAGGTGATTGAGGCGTTGCAGCAGGGCAGAATAGGTAGGACCAGCTGA